The following coding sequences lie in one Alloacidobacterium dinghuense genomic window:
- the yihA gene encoding ribosome biogenesis GTP-binding protein YihA/YsxC — protein sequence MQRVYSKFLLSAVSPERFPLPTMPEIAFLGRSNVGKSSLLNALLGSKQAHVSSTPGRTRAINFFSITDSPERQQPQMYFADLPGYGYAKLSKSISAEWPKFIEPYLADRPTLALCFCLVDSNIPPQKSDAQLIHFLRSYNRRFLVVGTKADRLSGNARVKAQADLRKGLAVEDLLLCSSKTGAGLKEVWSAIYKAAEE from the coding sequence ATGCAGCGTGTTTACTCCAAATTCCTACTGTCCGCCGTTTCCCCCGAGCGCTTCCCACTGCCAACCATGCCCGAGATCGCCTTCCTCGGCCGTTCCAACGTTGGCAAATCAAGTCTGTTGAACGCGCTTCTGGGCTCGAAGCAAGCACACGTTTCATCTACCCCCGGACGCACCCGCGCCATCAACTTCTTCTCAATCACCGACTCCCCCGAGCGCCAGCAGCCACAAATGTACTTCGCCGATCTCCCCGGCTATGGCTATGCGAAGCTTTCAAAATCCATCTCCGCGGAGTGGCCAAAATTTATCGAGCCCTACCTCGCCGACCGCCCGACATTAGCGCTGTGTTTCTGTCTCGTTGACAGCAATATCCCTCCGCAAAAGAGCGACGCGCAGCTCATCCATTTTCTAAGGTCCTACAACCGCCGTTTTCTCGTCGTCGGGACCAAGGCCGACCGCCTCTCGGGCAATGCACGCGTCAAAGCACAAGCCGACCTCCGCAAAGGACTCGCGGTCGAAGATCTCCTCCTGTGCTCCTCAAAAACCGGCGCTGGATTGAAAGAAGTGTGGTCAGCGATCTATAAAGCAGCCGAAGAATGA
- a CDS encoding type II secretion system protein yields MRSERTTRRPWLQAGGFTLVELMVVMLIISVLAAIAVPAFIASIKSAREAVLKEDLFTMRRAIDSYTMDKEKGPQSLDDLVQGGYLKEVPVDPMTHSPTTWVTATSDVLESVDQSDPGINDVHSGSEQVGSNGQPYSSW; encoded by the coding sequence ATGCGGTCTGAGAGAACAACACGTAGGCCCTGGTTGCAGGCGGGCGGCTTTACGCTGGTCGAGCTGATGGTGGTGATGCTGATCATCAGCGTGCTGGCCGCGATCGCGGTTCCCGCTTTCATTGCATCCATCAAATCTGCACGCGAAGCGGTACTGAAAGAAGACCTTTTCACGATGCGACGGGCCATCGACTCCTACACGATGGATAAGGAGAAAGGGCCGCAGTCACTGGATGATCTTGTGCAGGGTGGATACCTCAAGGAAGTTCCCGTCGATCCGATGACGCATAGCCCGACAACGTGGGTGACGGCGACCAGCGACGTGCTCGAGAGCGTGGACCAGTCTGACCCTGGGATTAACGATGTACACAGCGGGTCAGAGCAGGTAGGAAGCAACGGGCAGCCTTATTCGAGCTGGTGA
- a CDS encoding type II secretion system protein, giving the protein MCFQAKSRRGEAGLTLVELIVTVAILAILASAAIPLTRLEAKRIKERELRYDLWQMRDGIDHYKDAAERNAFMTKVDSYNYPPDLQTLVDGVDVQGKKVRFLRRIPVDPMTGKDDWGMRSMQDDPNSDSWGGQNVFDVYSKSDGTALDGTKYNTW; this is encoded by the coding sequence ATGTGTTTTCAAGCTAAATCCAGGCGCGGCGAAGCCGGTCTTACGCTGGTGGAGCTGATCGTCACTGTGGCGATTCTTGCGATTCTGGCGTCGGCGGCGATTCCGCTGACTCGGCTGGAAGCAAAGCGGATAAAGGAGCGAGAGCTTCGGTACGACCTTTGGCAGATGCGCGACGGGATCGATCATTACAAGGATGCGGCCGAGCGCAATGCCTTCATGACAAAGGTGGACAGCTATAACTATCCGCCGGATCTGCAGACGCTTGTGGATGGAGTGGATGTGCAGGGCAAGAAGGTCAGGTTTTTGCGGCGAATCCCGGTCGATCCGATGACGGGCAAGGATGACTGGGGAATGCGGTCGATGCAGGATGATCCGAACAGCGATTCCTGGGGCGGACAAAATGTGTTCGACGTGTATTCGAAGTCGGATGGAACGGCGCTGGACGGAACGAAGTACAACACGTGGTGA
- a CDS encoding cohesin domain-containing protein, which translates to MNYRAVKLCFFFLGFVFLLGSSVTAHAQSAKSFYKQGINAEAKDDVETAYEDYYKAFQKDPKDLRYKTAYERTRFGAAAAHIHKGQKLRDQGDNTGALTEFLHAIEIDPSNELAQQEIRATRDKLNAPPNQETSVSPNATAALNDIGGPLELKPLSNEPITLHMVEDSKIVYQTVGKAAGVNVLFDPEYTSKRVQVDLTNVSLYDALRIIGTITNTFWRPITSNTIFVAQNNRGKRAELDEQAVQTFYLTNVSQQQDLNDVQTALRNVFTTAKLYAVPSQNAIIMRGTPDELLLAQKLINDLDKARAEVVVDVAVMEVNRDKLRQIGIQLPQTATINFQQSNANQSSTSTSSSSSSTSTSSTSTSNGLTLNDLAHLNATNFAVTIGQSTVNLLLSDSDTKLLQNPRVRASDGQQATLKIGEKLPVATGSYQTGAATAIVSSLVNTQFQYLDVGVNIDMKPTVHYDRDVTIKLKIEVSSQSGTVNLGGINEPIIKNDSSEQTIRLKEGEASILGGILTRQDNKSLSGTPGLAELPILRYIFGSETHEVIDDEIVFVVIPHVVRAAQISPLNTRQIDSGTTNTIELRRIQGQAAPPQPTPAVQPVPQAGSVPGQTAEGAAASAVSQMQQQANAGAPVSLQLASPPAAQKVGGSFQVAVNLSGGQDIFSVPLQMQYDSSKLTLINVDLGTLLGKDGQAVALVHRDDGSGGVAISASRPPGAGGISGSGSVLLLTFQAKAPGDASIAITRPMVRNSSQQVVPAVGSQAVVHVQ; encoded by the coding sequence ATGAATTATAGAGCCGTGAAACTGTGCTTTTTTTTTCTTGGATTTGTTTTTCTTTTGGGTTCTTCCGTTACGGCCCATGCGCAGTCTGCAAAGTCGTTTTATAAGCAGGGCATAAACGCCGAAGCCAAGGACGATGTAGAGACGGCTTACGAGGACTATTACAAGGCCTTCCAGAAAGATCCTAAAGACCTGCGCTACAAGACCGCCTATGAGCGTACGCGTTTCGGCGCTGCCGCTGCACATATCCACAAAGGCCAAAAGCTGCGTGACCAGGGCGATAACACCGGCGCGCTGACCGAATTTCTGCATGCGATCGAAATCGACCCCAGCAACGAGCTGGCACAGCAGGAGATTCGGGCGACGCGGGATAAGTTGAATGCGCCTCCGAACCAGGAGACCTCGGTTTCGCCGAATGCGACCGCGGCGTTGAACGACATTGGCGGACCGCTGGAACTGAAGCCGCTGTCGAATGAACCGATCACGCTGCACATGGTGGAAGACAGCAAGATCGTCTACCAGACGGTGGGCAAGGCGGCAGGCGTCAATGTGCTGTTCGATCCGGAATACACGTCGAAGCGCGTGCAGGTGGATCTGACCAATGTGTCGTTGTACGACGCGCTGAGGATTATCGGCACGATTACAAATACGTTCTGGCGGCCGATTACCTCGAACACGATTTTCGTAGCACAGAACAATCGCGGCAAGCGCGCGGAACTGGACGAACAGGCGGTACAAACGTTTTACCTGACCAACGTTTCGCAGCAGCAGGACCTGAACGATGTGCAGACAGCGCTGCGCAACGTGTTTACGACTGCGAAGCTGTATGCGGTGCCGAGCCAGAATGCGATCATCATGCGCGGTACTCCGGATGAGCTGCTGCTGGCGCAAAAGCTGATCAACGATCTGGACAAAGCGAGGGCGGAGGTTGTGGTCGACGTTGCGGTGATGGAAGTGAACCGCGACAAGCTGCGGCAAATCGGTATTCAGTTGCCGCAGACGGCGACGATCAACTTCCAGCAGTCGAATGCAAACCAGAGTTCAACTTCTACATCGTCTTCGTCATCTTCAACCAGCACGAGTAGTACGAGTACGAGCAATGGTTTGACGCTGAACGATCTTGCGCACCTGAATGCGACGAATTTTGCCGTAACGATCGGGCAGTCAACGGTCAATCTTTTGCTCAGCGATTCCGATACGAAGCTGTTGCAGAATCCGCGCGTGCGTGCTTCAGACGGTCAACAGGCCACGCTCAAAATCGGTGAAAAGCTGCCGGTGGCTACTGGGTCGTACCAGACGGGCGCGGCGACGGCGATTGTAAGCTCGCTGGTGAATACACAGTTCCAGTATCTGGACGTGGGCGTAAATATCGACATGAAGCCGACGGTGCACTATGACCGCGACGTGACGATCAAGTTGAAGATCGAGGTCTCATCGCAGAGCGGTACTGTGAACCTGGGCGGCATCAACGAACCGATTATCAAGAATGACAGCTCAGAGCAGACGATTCGCCTGAAGGAGGGCGAGGCTAGCATTCTGGGCGGCATTCTTACGCGGCAAGACAATAAGTCATTGAGCGGCACGCCGGGATTGGCGGAGCTGCCGATTCTGCGTTACATCTTCGGGTCTGAGACGCATGAAGTCATCGACGACGAGATCGTCTTCGTTGTGATTCCGCACGTGGTGCGGGCTGCGCAGATTTCTCCGCTTAATACGCGGCAGATCGATTCGGGCACGACGAACACGATCGAATTGCGCAGAATCCAGGGGCAGGCGGCGCCTCCTCAGCCAACTCCGGCAGTTCAGCCGGTTCCGCAGGCGGGTAGTGTGCCAGGGCAGACGGCTGAAGGCGCGGCGGCGAGTGCCGTGAGCCAGATGCAGCAGCAGGCGAATGCCGGCGCTCCGGTGAGTCTGCAGTTGGCTTCGCCTCCGGCGGCACAGAAGGTGGGTGGAAGTTTCCAGGTGGCGGTGAACCTTTCGGGAGGGCAGGATATCTTCTCGGTGCCGCTGCAGATGCAGTACGACAGCTCGAAGCTGACCCTCATCAATGTGGATTTAGGGACGCTGCTGGGCAAGGATGGACAGGCAGTGGCGCTGGTGCATCGGGATGATGGCAGTGGTGGCGTGGCGATTTCAGCTTCGCGGCCGCCGGGTGCGGGCGGGATCAGCGGCTCGGGATCGGTGCTGCTGCTGACCTTCCAGGCGAAGGCGCCAGGAGATGCGTCGATTGCGATTACGCGGCCGATGGTGAGAAACAGCTCGCAGCAGGTGGTGCCGGCAGTTGGATCGCAGGCGGTGGTTCATGTGCAGTAG
- the smpB gene encoding SsrA-binding protein SmpB → MARQTSHQVAPAAPPKSKPQSRPRDPVASGTRDASVNRAAGHNYFLLDKFEAGVALLGTEVKSIREGKANLKDAYGIIKDGEAFLLNAHIGPYSHGSYTNHESLRTRKLLLHSEEIRKLLSKTQQKGFTLIPTRLYFRNGRVKCELAVAKGKQDWDKRETERRREADREARAAIARNKGA, encoded by the coding sequence ATGGCCCGCCAAACCAGCCATCAGGTGGCTCCGGCCGCCCCTCCGAAATCCAAACCCCAGTCGCGGCCCAGAGACCCGGTCGCGTCCGGCACCCGTGATGCGTCTGTCAACCGCGCTGCCGGACACAACTATTTCCTCCTCGACAAATTCGAGGCGGGCGTCGCCCTCCTTGGGACAGAGGTCAAGTCCATCCGCGAAGGCAAAGCCAATCTCAAAGACGCCTACGGCATCATCAAAGACGGCGAGGCCTTTCTGCTCAACGCGCATATCGGTCCGTACTCTCACGGCAGCTACACCAATCACGAGTCGCTCCGCACTCGTAAGCTATTGCTGCACAGCGAGGAAATCCGCAAACTACTGAGCAAGACGCAGCAAAAGGGATTTACGCTCATCCCCACCCGCCTTTATTTCCGCAACGGGCGCGTTAAGTGCGAATTAGCCGTAGCCAAAGGTAAGCAGGACTGGGATAAGCGCGAAACCGAACGCCGCCGCGAAGCCGATCGCGAAGCCCGAGCGGCAATCGCCCGCAATAAGGGTGCGTGA